The sequence CGGGTGGGCGGAAGGCGTTAGTTAATTCGGCAGGATGTGGTTCGTTCCTCACCAACCTACCGAGTTGCCGTTCATGACTGACCTAATGATGTGGTCAAAGGGAATGACCTAAATTTACTAGGGTTGGCCGGTATTTGTTCTCTACAGCCCTTCTCCCCAGCGGTACTGGAAAGCGATTCCGACGATGTCGAAGTAACTGCCGGTTTGAGAGTAAACGCCGGTATTCCCATGTAGTTTGACGGAGAATTGCTTGCTGAGAGGGAAAGCAAGGGTTCCGCCGACACGCCAATTTTCCTGACGGTTATTGCCCTCTATTTGATCTTTAGTGGTTTCTCCACCGGTATAGTAATTGGTGTCGAAAGCGCCCCAAATGCCGCGTCCGAAGCTATAGATCAGGTGCCCTTGAAGCGAATAAATAGGATCTTGTTCCAGGACATGTCCCTGGAAAGGCTCATCGTTGTCGGTGAAGAAGAAGGCTCCGGCTGCGAGCTCGGCGGTCAATGGCCCCCAAGCCTTGGAAATGCCCAGTTCGGGCTTGATAAACCAGCGATTGGTGCCGATGTTGACAAGTTTTGTAGGGTCGTATTGCCCACCAGGCGCTGCTACCGCAAGACTGAGGCCGACAATGGTATCCTGTTGATAGCTGGCGAATTCTTTCATTGACAGAGCGGGGGCACCATAAATATTGACGTATAAACGCACCAGCGGATCGGCAAATCCGCCGATTTCTCTCGTTCTTGTTTCTCCTAATACGTCCGCTTCACCCGATATCCAGGCATGGGGAATGATGATGTCAATCTTTCCTGACTGCCCCCAAAAATCCAGCGAACGGACATAGGCAAGGACAGCGCTGTGAGTTTCTAACTTGCCGTTGGTGATGGGTACCGACGGCGCGAAAGTGACATTGCCACTGGTGTAAGCGTACCCTGCCACCAGAAAATTAAGACCAACGGGAATATTGGAGTAGGATCGGGGTTCAATGTCCGTCGCGCTTACTGAAAACGGCAGGATTCCAATTAGCGTAGGCACGGCCAGTCTGAAGAAACCAGACAGGATGAATGAGGCGCCTCTAACATAATGACTCATAGCTTTAACCAACCAGTGAATGTCCTGCTTTGCTCAGCAAAAACGGTTTTTTCTACCACCCGTCATAAATCAATTGACTGACTACCAGGCCGGCCATCCAGATCAATTGGGAGGGTTTATGTGAATCCTCAGTCAATCAAGCGGCGGGTAATTTGCGCGTATTCGCGTTGAAAAATCATCCGCATCACCGGCTGCCTTGGCCAGAGGATTGATATGGGCACGCTGCTGTAATTCGGCGAAAGGAAGCGTTTGATCCAGCCGTTTCGATTCGTAAAGATATTCCGGCAAATAACCGCTGAGTAAAATCTTCCACGAAAAGGACAGATGTTCGGCATTGACCCATGTTCTCACCCAAATGGCAACGGTGCAATTGTCCAGCAAGGTATTGTAAAACGCCGGTTTTTCGTACAATTCGTTGATTTTTTCTATATAACTGAGAAATAGACGGCGGCCGTTTTCTTTGCCGCCAGTGGGCTTGAAAAGATAACCTTGCTCGGGAGGGTTGTTGCGGTAGTTTGTTCGAAGCCGAATGACATCGCGTTCATCGGCGACGATATAAATTAACTCGTATTGCCGGAAAAACCCTTTGATGGTGGAATATTCTTCATTCATCTCTTTGCGGGTTTCGATGGAAACAGCCAAACGTCCCTGTTCGCCAAAGTTGAAACTGAGGATGGTATGCGCGATGGCCGGGCCCATCCAATAAAAAGCGAGGAGTTCGACCTCTTCGAGCTTGCTGACGTTATAGGTTTTGTCGTAATAGGCCGGGTCATAATCAAATTCGCTTCGATAATCGAAGTTGCGGATATTATGCAGGGTGACCCGGTCTCCATCGACGGTTGCATAGGCCAGTTTTGCAACATCCTTTTGCCAGACTCGATCATTGGAGGGCGAAATGCAAAGCCATCCTATCAGGACGATAATAAACAGCGTCAGATGCACCCTAAAATATCGAAAACGCTGGCAGAGCCCCAGGACATCCAGTAAGGCTAAAATGCCGGATAGACCAAAGAGGACTGCGAAGCCGGTTTGCCATGAACTTGTCATGGAATCGCCGTAATACAGGGCCAGCGCTCCCCAGGCAGTAGTTCCGGTCAGAACCAAACCCAAAAAAAGTTGTTTAAGTATTTTTTTCATAATTCTACATAAGGCTAAACTATCGACCATGATAGCCAACATAACTAATATATCATCGCATACCGTTCAAATTTAGGAATCAACGGACCGGCACGATTTAATGTTATTAATGTTATGGGCTTGCTGCCAAATTCAATCAACTGACATGAGACAAAACCTATGACTGCCGAAATCATAAATCACACTGACAACATTATCACGGTCAAAATAACGGGTAAGTTGAGCTATCCGCAGCTGATCGCCATCCAGAATTCCGCCATCAGTATTATCCGGCAGCAAGGCAATATCCGTATGTTGATTATTGCTGAAAACTTTAAAGGCTGGGAAAAGGAGGGTGATTGGGGCGATTTAACGTTTCAGACAGAAAACGATGCTTACATTGAGAAAATGGCGATAGTGGGTGAAAAGCTATGGGAGGAAATGGCCTTGATGTTCAGTGCCAAGGGGTTTAGGCAATTTCCCATAGAGTATTTTCAACCGGACGATTTACTGAAAGCCCAACAATGGCTTAAAGAAGATTGAGCCGGCTTAAGAACAATAAAGTGTAACTATTCACAGCGAAGCACAACAGTCCCTCTCCAGCCGGAGAGGGCAGGGTGAGGGGAAATTGGAAATAAGGAAATAGGCTTCAATTTATCCCCCCTCATCCTAATCTTCTCCCGAGGGAGAAGAAAGAGTCCGTCGTGCTGAATAGTTTCCAAATAGTTACGCAATCAGCAGTTTTGCACGCCTCAGTTTAAACGCTCGGTAATCACTCACCCATCGGGGCCGCCCGGAGATTCATGATATGAAGTTTTTTGCTTTTTATTTGTTGACGGTGTTTTTCTATAGCCTGGTTTCCCGGCGTCTGGAACGCACACTTTTCACCGCGCCAATACTATTTACGCTGGCCGGCATGTGTCTGTTTATCGGCTTTCCGGTTCAATATGCTCAACTGGAACTGAGCAGGGACGGTTTATTGCTGATTGCTGAAATAGGTTTGGTATTGACGCTGTTTACCGATGCGGCACATCTCAATTTAAAGAGTTTGAGGTTCAAAACAAACCGCGATCTGCCTGTTCGTTTGCTGACCACAGGCATGTTGTTGACCATCGTCCTGGGTTCCGCCGTCGCAATGCTCGTTTTCGGACGGTTCACATGGCTGGAAGCCGGTATACTCGCCGCCATTTTAGCGCCAACCGATGCCGGTTTGGGCGTGGTCATTGTCAATAGCCCATTAGTTCCGGTACGCATCCGAGAAGCGCTGAATATCGAAGCTGGACTCAATGATGGTCTTTCCGTTCCCTTTTTAATGTGTTTTACGGCCTTGGCGTTGTACAGTCATGAAGGCGTCACCACAGTATTGACTCGGTTTCTGATCGAACAGATCGGTTACGGCTCTTTGATTGGGAGTGGCATCGGCCTTGCGGGAGGCTTCCTGCTCGGGCTGGCTTGCCGTAAGCAATGGATGGCTAAACCCATGCAGCAACTGGGGCTGGTGGCTTTACCTTTATTATGTGTGTTGGCCTCCGAAGCTACTGAGGCCAGTATGTTTATTGCGGCTTATGTTGCCGGTTTCGCCGTTCAGGCCGGGTTCTCGGAAGCGGGCAGACA comes from Methylicorpusculum oleiharenae and encodes:
- a CDS encoding transporter produces the protein MSHYVRGASFILSGFFRLAVPTLIGILPFSVSATDIEPRSYSNIPVGLNFLVAGYAYTSGNVTFAPSVPITNGKLETHSAVLAYVRSLDFWGQSGKIDIIIPHAWISGEADVLGETRTREIGGFADPLVRLYVNIYGAPALSMKEFASYQQDTIVGLSLAVAAPGGQYDPTKLVNIGTNRWFIKPELGISKAWGPLTAELAAGAFFFTDNDEPFQGHVLEQDPIYSLQGHLIYSFGRGIWGAFDTNYYTGGETTKDQIEGNNRQENWRVGGTLAFPLSKQFSVKLHGNTGVYSQTGSYFDIVGIAFQYRWGEGL
- a CDS encoding Lnb N-terminal periplasmic domain-containing protein; the protein is MKKILKQLFLGLVLTGTTAWGALALYYGDSMTSSWQTGFAVLFGLSGILALLDVLGLCQRFRYFRVHLTLFIIVLIGWLCISPSNDRVWQKDVAKLAYATVDGDRVTLHNIRNFDYRSEFDYDPAYYDKTYNVSKLEEVELLAFYWMGPAIAHTILSFNFGEQGRLAVSIETRKEMNEEYSTIKGFFRQYELIYIVADERDVIRLRTNYRNNPPEQGYLFKPTGGKENGRRLFLSYIEKINELYEKPAFYNTLLDNCTVAIWVRTWVNAEHLSFSWKILLSGYLPEYLYESKRLDQTLPFAELQQRAHINPLAKAAGDADDFSTRIRANYPPLD
- a CDS encoding SpoIIAA family protein, translating into MTAEIINHTDNIITVKITGKLSYPQLIAIQNSAISIIRQQGNIRMLIIAENFKGWEKEGDWGDLTFQTENDAYIEKMAIVGEKLWEEMALMFSAKGFRQFPIEYFQPDDLLKAQQWLKED
- a CDS encoding cation:proton antiporter, with the translated sequence MKFFAFYLLTVFFYSLVSRRLERTLFTAPILFTLAGMCLFIGFPVQYAQLELSRDGLLLIAEIGLVLTLFTDAAHLNLKSLRFKTNRDLPVRLLTTGMLLTIVLGSAVAMLVFGRFTWLEAGILAAILAPTDAGLGVVIVNSPLVPVRIREALNIEAGLNDGLSVPFLMCFTALALYSHEGVTTVLTRFLIEQIGYGSLIGSGIGLAGGFLLGLACRKQWMAKPMQQLGLVALPLLCVLASEATEASMFIAAYVAGFAVQAGFSEAGRHSVEFTETWGQLFDFFVFFLFGLLFARSGQDFAAVHMIYGLLSLTVVRMLPVALALIGSGLSRSTVLFMGWFGPRGLASIVLGLVYLEQHANLPGDSDIRLSVMMTVLLSIFLHGFSVLPGIRRYTLKIASLNSGAPELQQNEPENPA